In Brevinema andersonii, a single genomic region encodes these proteins:
- the murA gene encoding UDP-N-acetylglucosamine 1-carboxyvinyltransferase, giving the protein MPQLEKYVIQGGIPLKGTVSISGAKNAALPLLAATLLTKDTVTLHNVPVLADISTMFTLLEILGKKIIRNGTTVIIEEHQNLNVEAPYDIVSKMRASIAVMGPLTARIGRAKISFPGGCAIGPRPIDLHIKGIEELSASCSIEHGYLIVETSGNLVGKTMDLSGKNGSSVLATENIMMAATLAKGKTTINGAAKEPEVSDLANMLINMGAKISGIGTSSLVIEGTKALHGTEYTVVADRIEAGTFILAAGITQGDIIIENCVPEHLEEPIRLFRESGMTIEILSSTSLRACGGKIKGVNVATLPYPGFPTDLQAQFLTMLSIADGNSSVEENIYPDRYMHAAELNRMGADIHIDQAHATIRGVPQLSGAAIMSSDLRGGAALVLAGLASEGETQVLRIYHIDRGYEMFEQKLSGLGAQIRRTR; this is encoded by the coding sequence ATGCCTCAATTAGAAAAATACGTCATTCAAGGTGGCATTCCCCTTAAAGGCACAGTATCCATCAGCGGCGCAAAAAATGCAGCTTTACCTCTTCTAGCAGCCACTCTGCTGACAAAAGATACCGTTACTCTGCATAATGTTCCGGTTCTAGCAGATATTTCTACTATGTTTACGCTTTTGGAGATTCTCGGAAAAAAAATTATCCGTAACGGTACAACTGTTATCATTGAAGAACATCAAAATCTTAATGTAGAAGCCCCTTATGACATTGTCAGCAAAATGCGGGCATCTATTGCTGTTATGGGACCTTTAACAGCACGCATAGGACGGGCTAAAATTTCGTTTCCTGGAGGTTGTGCAATAGGGCCAAGACCCATAGACCTTCATATCAAAGGAATTGAGGAATTATCTGCTTCATGCTCTATTGAACATGGCTACTTAATTGTAGAAACATCAGGGAATCTCGTCGGAAAAACAATGGACCTTAGTGGGAAAAATGGCAGTTCTGTACTTGCTACAGAAAATATCATGATGGCAGCTACTCTGGCTAAAGGCAAAACAACAATCAATGGTGCTGCAAAAGAACCTGAAGTTTCAGATCTGGCAAATATGTTAATAAATATGGGAGCAAAAATTTCTGGTATTGGAACGTCCAGTTTGGTCATCGAAGGCACCAAAGCCCTCCATGGAACTGAATATACGGTTGTTGCGGATCGTATCGAAGCAGGAACATTTATTTTAGCAGCAGGCATCACACAAGGAGATATTATCATAGAAAACTGTGTGCCGGAACACCTTGAAGAACCTATTCGTTTATTTCGTGAATCAGGGATGACAATTGAAATTTTGTCATCAACATCACTTCGGGCATGCGGAGGAAAAATCAAAGGAGTTAATGTAGCTACTTTGCCTTATCCAGGATTTCCCACAGACCTGCAAGCTCAATTTCTTACAATGCTAAGCATTGCGGATGGGAACAGCTCTGTTGAAGAAAATATTTATCCAGACCGTTACATGCATGCTGCCGAACTCAATCGTATGGGAGCTGACATTCATATTGATCAAGCTCATGCCACCATTCGAGGAGTTCCCCAGCTTTCCGGAGCTGCAATTATGAGTTCTGATCTACGAGGAGGGGCTGCTTTAGTACTTGCTGGTCTTGCCAGCGAAGGAGAAACTCAAGTTCTCCGTATCTATCATATCGATAGAGGGTATGAAATGTTCGAACAAAAATTATCTGGTCTTGGAGCACAGATCCGTAGAACAAGATAA